From a single Helicovermis profundi genomic region:
- a CDS encoding ATP-grasp domain-containing protein translates to MILGAGKLQVNAIKKVIEMGHEVVAVDYYEDSIGKKIASYSELADAFNYEECLRVAVKHNIDGIFTVGTDQPVLTASKVSEKLNLPYCINSVVARNVTNKAYMKKIFSKKNIPTVKYLLVDKEYDYSDFNLKFPLVIKPVDSQGQRGIFVVNNIEEIKEKFKDVIKFSRDTVILVEEYYKNTEVTVTGWVNKGNTTILAITDRVTFEDDKFIGICTSHEFPTRHMESYSEKIEELTKDIVKAFNIEEGPIYFQMLVGNEGVKVNEIACRIGGAYEDIFIPLLTGIDILKMRINSALGLKIDYSKLEKYDYKNNNKFLSSQLFFANKGRVDKINDCEENSKIDYLVSYDYNYRIDDIIGNIENATQRAGYFIVLADSLEAKKSYINEIYNVLYIKNKDNKNLMIKGIDLLTKKNT, encoded by the coding sequence GCGGGAAAATTACAAGTTAATGCAATTAAAAAAGTTATTGAAATGGGACATGAAGTTGTTGCAGTAGATTATTACGAAGATTCTATAGGGAAAAAAATTGCATCTTATTCAGAATTAGCGGATGCATTTAACTATGAAGAATGTTTAAGGGTTGCAGTAAAACACAATATTGATGGAATATTTACAGTTGGAACAGATCAACCTGTTTTAACTGCTTCAAAAGTTTCTGAGAAGCTTAATTTGCCGTATTGTATTAATAGCGTTGTTGCCAGAAATGTTACAAATAAAGCCTATATGAAAAAAATATTTAGTAAAAAAAATATTCCAACAGTAAAATATTTATTAGTTGATAAAGAGTATGATTATAGTGACTTTAATTTGAAATTTCCTCTAGTAATAAAACCTGTAGATTCGCAAGGTCAAAGAGGAATATTTGTAGTAAATAATATTGAAGAGATAAAAGAGAAATTTAAAGATGTTATTAAATTTTCAAGAGATACTGTGATTCTAGTGGAAGAATATTATAAAAATACTGAAGTTACTGTAACTGGATGGGTTAATAAAGGTAATACTACAATTTTAGCAATAACTGATAGAGTGACATTTGAAGATGATAAATTTATTGGAATATGTACGTCACACGAATTTCCTACAAGACATATGGAATCTTATTCAGAAAAGATAGAAGAGTTAACTAAAGATATTGTTAAAGCTTTTAATATAGAAGAAGGTCCAATATACTTTCAAATGTTGGTTGGAAATGAAGGGGTGAAAGTAAATGAAATTGCATGTAGAATTGGTGGAGCATATGAAGATATATTTATTCCCCTATTAACAGGAATAGATATATTAAAAATGAGAATAAATTCTGCACTTGGATTAAAAATAGATTATTCAAAGCTTGAAAAATATGATTATAAAAATAATAATAAGTTTTTATCCTCACAGTTATTTTTTGCAAATAAAGGTAGAGTAGATAAAATAAACGATTGTGAAGAAAACAGTAAAATTGATTATTTAGTTTCATATGACTACAATTATAGAATTGATGATATTATTGGAAATATAGAAAATGCAACACAAAGAGCAGGATATTTTATAGTATTAGCAGATTCTTTAGAAGCGAAAAAAAGCTATATTAATGAAATTTATAATGTATTATATATTAAAAACAAGGATAATAAAAATTTAATGATTAAAGGTATTGATCTTTTAACTAAGAAAAATACTTAG
- a CDS encoding ABC transporter substrate-binding protein gives MKKLLIGVLIVVLLGLTGCTSKVDNNQIDSSVTKVRSIKIAEQYGLAYAPLIILKEKNFIKNYDENLTLEWVKLANTTAIRESMISDNLDIGFMGIPPFLIGSDNGMKWKIFTGLSSSPLGLVTSDNRIKNLRDISKSDKIALPQPGSIQHILLSMAAKREFNDAKYFDKQLVSMKHPDGMTALVSGSDIKLHFTSPPYLFMEQNEGLNTILTGDEAFGDEFTFIVGAVNKNALVNKKDDIEILKKALNDVFEFIDNNRNETLEILSKSYNIDREDLEDYLYNRNMIYGDSVKGLDTFIKFLKENDYISDKIEIEDVVYGM, from the coding sequence GTGAAAAAATTATTAATCGGGGTTTTAATTGTTGTTTTATTAGGTTTAACGGGATGTACATCAAAAGTAGATAATAATCAAATTGATAGTAGTGTTACTAAAGTTAGAAGTATAAAAATAGCCGAGCAATATGGTCTTGCATATGCACCTCTTATTATATTAAAAGAAAAGAATTTTATTAAAAATTATGATGAAAATCTTACATTAGAATGGGTTAAACTAGCTAATACTACAGCGATAAGAGAATCAATGATATCTGACAATTTAGATATTGGTTTTATGGGAATACCACCTTTCTTAATCGGAAGTGACAATGGGATGAAATGGAAAATTTTTACTGGACTTTCAAGTAGTCCGCTTGGTTTAGTAACATCAGATAATAGAATAAAAAATTTAAGAGATATAAGTAAATCTGATAAAATTGCACTGCCTCAGCCAGGAAGTATTCAGCATATTCTATTATCAATGGCAGCAAAAAGAGAATTTAATGACGCTAAATACTTTGACAAACAATTAGTTTCGATGAAACATCCAGATGGAATGACTGCACTCGTTTCAGGAAGTGATATTAAACTTCATTTTACTTCGCCGCCATATTTGTTTATGGAACAAAATGAAGGATTAAATACAATTCTAACTGGTGATGAAGCTTTTGGAGATGAGTTTACTTTTATAGTAGGTGCAGTTAATAAAAATGCTTTAGTTAATAAAAAAGATGATATTGAAATTTTAAAAAAGGCATTAAATGATGTCTTTGAGTTTATTGATAATAATAGGAATGAAACATTAGAAATTTTATCTAAATCTTATAATATTGATAGAGAAGATTTGGAGGATTACTTATATAATAGAAATATGATTTATGGTGATTCTGTAAAAGGTTTAGATACTTTTATTAAATTTTTAAAAGAAAATGATTATATTAGTGATAAAATAGAAATTGAAGATGTAGTTTACGGTATGTAG
- a CDS encoding ABC transporter permease, whose protein sequence is MNKTKISLVIVLILCWEVVAYIGIFPEIAFPSFTEVFIKLYREIIKLDIIVMTFKSIIIIIFSLTASLIIALLVSYFATINKRISDIVDTFISILHPLPSIALLPLVILWFGVGRGSLIIILLHSTIWPLIISIRTGFNCIPKKYYLIASNYELSSFEKVYRIMIPSSIPYILNGIEIGWARSFRALISAEMIFGAMGSGIGWYLFERRAFMDTKGLFAGLLIVIIVGISVENIVFKKLEKLTYKRWGNGLKD, encoded by the coding sequence ATGAATAAAACAAAAATAAGTTTAGTTATTGTATTGATTCTATGTTGGGAAGTAGTTGCATATATTGGAATATTTCCAGAGATTGCTTTTCCAAGTTTTACTGAGGTTTTCATAAAACTCTATAGAGAAATTATAAAATTAGATATTATTGTGATGACATTTAAATCAATAATAATAATAATATTTAGTTTAACTGCTAGTTTAATTATAGCTTTATTAGTTTCGTATTTTGCAACTATAAATAAAAGAATTAGTGATATTGTTGATACTTTTATTTCTATATTACATCCACTTCCAAGTATCGCATTATTACCACTTGTTATCTTGTGGTTTGGCGTTGGACGAGGATCCTTAATTATTATTTTGCTTCATTCTACAATTTGGCCCTTAATAATTAGTATTAGAACAGGTTTTAATTGTATTCCAAAAAAATATTATTTAATTGCTTCAAATTATGAATTATCAAGTTTTGAAAAGGTTTATAGAATTATGATACCTTCGTCGATACCATATATTTTAAATGGTATTGAAATAGGATGGGCAAGATCGTTTAGAGCATTAATAAGTGCTGAAATGATATTTGGAGCTATGGGAAGTGGCATTGGTTGGTATTTATTCGAAAGAAGAGCATTTATGGACACTAAGGGTCTTTTTGCAGGTCTTTTAATAGTAATTATAGTTGGAATAAGCGTAGAAAATATTGTATTTAAGAAACTTGAAAAACTTACGTATAAGAGGTGGGGAAATGGCCTTAAAGATTAA
- a CDS encoding ABC transporter ATP-binding protein, translating into MALKIKLNNVCKTFDNKKVLKDINFEINEGKKIVILGKSGVGKSTLLNILAGFDKEFKGQLDYSEINTPPNLDIGFVFQEFDQLFPWMSVVDNIIFPVKKKAFDKKRLEKLLELIELEESKDKFPNELSGGMKQRVAIARSIYNKPKILFLDEPFSSLDNSLRSSLQDILIKVSNVENLTFVFVTHDIREAIKISDEIIILKNDKVIIIENSISKKIAEKNIDEFDKEYIDFYQKIISKM; encoded by the coding sequence ATGGCCTTAAAGATTAAATTAAATAATGTTTGCAAAACTTTTGATAATAAAAAAGTATTAAAAGATATTAATTTTGAAATTAATGAAGGTAAGAAAATAGTTATATTAGGAAAATCTGGTGTTGGAAAATCAACACTCTTAAATATATTAGCTGGATTTGACAAGGAATTTAAGGGACAACTTGATTATAGTGAAATAAATACCCCACCAAATTTAGATATAGGTTTTGTATTTCAAGAATTTGATCAATTATTTCCTTGGATGAGTGTAGTGGATAATATTATTTTTCCAGTGAAAAAGAAAGCGTTTGATAAAAAGCGTTTAGAAAAATTATTAGAGTTAATTGAACTAGAAGAATCTAAAGATAAATTTCCAAATGAATTATCTGGTGGAATGAAACAAAGAGTTGCAATAGCAAGATCTATATATAATAAACCTAAAATATTATTTTTAGATGAACCGTTTTCTAGCTTGGACAATTCACTAAGAAGTTCGCTTCAAGATATTTTAATTAAAGTATCTAATGTTGAAAATTTAACCTTTGTATTTGTAACTCATGATATTAGAGAAGCAATAAAAATATCGGATGAAATTATTATTTTAAAAAATGATAAAGTTATTATAATAGAAAATAGTATTTCAAAAAAAATTGCAGAAAAAAATATTGATGAGTTTGATAAGGAATATATTGATTTTTACCAGAAAATTATATCTAAAATGTAA
- a CDS encoding ArnT family glycosyltransferase, which translates to MLSNLIKQKNIVFLILIFFIVNIIFLTSFPFIHSDEPWLSGLSREISIEKTFNTTETFFDLYPRHPNSLKSVFIIIQIIFLKVFGYSIFTFRLISLIFSSLSLFFFYKLLKITYSELSSLIGSSLLALNIQFIYSSHFARQEALILFIFILSLYLIDNKKYTTLNLAISISFWIHPNSYIIALIIFSILFYKNAYKELKSFVLFCSLSTLLLIATNFMLNINFIKNYIDYGSTLGVTSNINSRFLNFISFFKKLYLEISGTYYVPNIKIYYYICLVSTSLAVFIKESRKYLLSILMLLLGIFIVGRNNATSIIFIFPLIILLFMEILDNIFNKKRIKILLLSLFLILTIANTTINIFNAPINDYSTYISNINSYVSKNSKVLCNLNAEYAFNNGNLFDFRNLVYLKENNISLSEYIKKNKIEYIILSNEIEYINNNRQWNIVYGDVSSYYDELDTFIKTNCSLEGSFISNDYGIRIVRYINEGIWNINIYKVKNSY; encoded by the coding sequence ATGTTAAGCAATTTAATTAAACAAAAAAATATAGTTTTCTTGATATTAATATTTTTTATAGTTAATATCATTTTTTTGACGAGCTTTCCATTTATTCATTCTGATGAACCCTGGCTAAGTGGTCTTTCTAGAGAAATATCTATAGAAAAAACTTTTAACACTACAGAAACTTTTTTTGATTTATATCCCAGACATCCAAATAGTTTAAAGTCAGTATTCATAATAATACAAATTATATTTTTAAAAGTTTTCGGCTACTCGATTTTTACATTTAGATTAATTTCACTTATTTTCTCTTCTTTAAGTCTATTTTTCTTTTATAAATTACTAAAAATCACCTATAGCGAATTATCTTCTTTAATTGGCTCAAGCTTGCTTGCATTAAATATTCAATTTATATACTCAAGTCATTTCGCTCGGCAAGAAGCACTAATTTTATTTATTTTTATTCTATCTTTATACCTAATTGATAATAAAAAATACACGACTTTAAATTTAGCTATTTCAATAAGTTTTTGGATTCATCCAAATAGTTATATTATAGCTTTAATTATATTTTCTATATTATTTTATAAAAATGCTTATAAAGAACTAAAATCATTTGTACTTTTTTGCAGTCTATCTACCTTATTACTAATTGCTACAAACTTTATGCTTAATATAAATTTTATAAAAAATTATATAGATTATGGTTCTACGCTTGGTGTGACATCAAATATTAATAGTAGATTTTTAAATTTTATAAGTTTCTTTAAAAAACTATACTTAGAAATTAGTGGTACTTACTATGTACCTAATATTAAAATTTATTACTATATTTGCTTAGTTAGCACATCTTTAGCAGTTTTTATTAAAGAGAGTCGAAAATATTTACTATCAATTCTAATGTTATTACTTGGAATTTTTATTGTTGGAAGAAATAATGCAACTTCAATAATATTTATTTTTCCACTTATTATTCTATTATTTATGGAAATTTTAGATAATATTTTTAATAAAAAACGCATTAAGATTCTATTGCTTTCACTTTTTCTTATATTAACAATTGCAAATACTACAATTAATATATTTAACGCACCTATAAATGACTATAGTACATATATCTCAAATATAAATTCCTATGTTTCAAAGAATTCTAAAGTTCTATGTAATTTAAATGCGGAATATGCATTTAATAATGGAAATCTATTTGATTTTAGAAATCTAGTTTATTTAAAAGAAAATAATATTAGTCTTTCTGAATATATAAAAAAAAATAAGATTGAATATATAATTCTTTCTAATGAAATAGAGTATATCAATAACAATAGACAGTGGAATATAGTTTATGGAGATGTATCAAGCTACTACGATGAATTAGATACTTTTATAAAGACTAACTGTTCTTTAGAAGGAAGTTTTATAAGTAATGATTATGGAATTAGAATTGTTAGATATATTAATGAAGGTATTTGGAATATTAATATTTATAAAGTGAAAAACAGTTACTAA
- a CDS encoding sulfurtransferase has protein sequence MKLLSKKWIILLVVLTVALGVVGCVNKTTYDGSVNIIEVSELKEVIGESNVVVVDARKSEEYAKGHLKGAINLAPSNFDKTGDVGALIADKATIESVLSENGISNDTLVLIYDGSNGVFSSRVWWVLKGYGHENVKVINGGADAIVRNSLELSASARKMKKTVYTAKDFDDSMYASIEDVKNAIEDENIKIIDVRTKAEFDEGAIPTAINYSNSNNCYTDGTFKSETNIFLNYNDLGFEKDSNIILYCKSSYRATQTALLLKEAGFENVKVYDGAWLEWSNSNMPVEEKTDTEVITEQDAS, from the coding sequence ATGAAGCTTCTTTCTAAAAAGTGGATTATTCTTTTAGTAGTTTTAACTGTTGCATTAGGTGTTGTAGGTTGCGTAAATAAAACTACCTATGATGGTTCTGTAAATATTATTGAAGTTAGCGAACTAAAAGAAGTGATAGGTGAATCAAATGTAGTTGTAGTTGATGCAAGAAAATCAGAAGAATATGCAAAAGGTCATTTAAAAGGTGCAATAAACCTAGCACCAAGTAATTTCGATAAAACAGGTGATGTTGGTGCATTAATTGCTGATAAAGCTACTATTGAAAGTGTACTTAGCGAGAATGGTATTTCTAATGATACATTGGTACTTATATATGATGGATCAAATGGAGTTTTTTCTTCAAGAGTATGGTGGGTATTAAAAGGATATGGACATGAAAATGTAAAAGTTATTAATGGTGGTGCAGACGCAATTGTAAGAAATTCTCTTGAATTAAGTGCTAGTGCTAGAAAAATGAAAAAAACTGTATATACCGCAAAAGATTTTGATGATAGTATGTATGCTTCAATTGAAGATGTAAAAAACGCAATTGAAGATGAAAACATAAAAATAATTGATGTAAGAACGAAAGCTGAATTTGATGAAGGTGCTATTCCTACAGCGATTAATTATTCAAATTCAAATAATTGTTATACTGATGGTACATTCAAAAGCGAAACAAATATTTTTTTAAATTACAATGACTTAGGTTTCGAAAAAGATTCAAATATTATTCTATATTGTAAATCTTCATATAGAGCTACACAAACCGCACTTCTTCTAAAAGAAGCTGGATTTGAAAATGTAAAAGTATATGACGGTGCATGGTTAGAATGGAGTAATAGTAATATGCCTGTTGAAGAAAAGACTGATACTGAAGTTATTACAGAGCAGGATGCATCATAA
- a CDS encoding rhodanese-like domain-containing protein codes for MNKNTSKVLSLLLILMLAFSIAGCASTPVTEDTSMEVKEDVAVAEEPAAEVVSLETLENEYFANKPSDSYMVNEVKFVEMVKNNENMTILDIRSANDYAAGHVKGAVNAPWGTAISDILTKIPSDKPLYVYCYSGQTAGQAVNTLVVAGFEARTVHFGWNLGLSKVEGIEAVTSTEANVLTEDVTEINPVVQEALNQYYEGLSAVKDTKYKNYKISEANLKEMLDNKDDSIFLVSVRQAVDFSEGHIEGAINIPWAKGMQEGFSVLPKDKKIVVYCYTGQTAGETTAGLRLMGYDAVSLNGGMGKASNSPSGWLNKGYPVVSSLSLEVLENEYFANMPKHIYKINQVEFLDKVKANEDMTILDIRSADDYAKGHIKGAVNAPWGTAVSDILTKLPSDKPLFVHCYSGQTAGQAVNTLVIAGFDARSVNLGWNFGISKVEGYEEFVTTDESVLTEDVTEIDKGIQSALDAYYAGLSDVKETIFKNYKISEANLKQKIEEKDDSIYILSARSAEDYAKGHIEGAVNLPYGKDMASGFSDLPKDKKIVVYCYSGQTAGQATAAMRLLGYDAVSLNGGMGVGSNAPLGWTNKGYDVVQ; via the coding sequence ATGAATAAGAATACTTCTAAAGTATTATCGTTACTTCTAATATTAATGTTAGCTTTTAGTATAGCAGGTTGTGCAAGCACACCAGTTACTGAAGATACATCAATGGAAGTTAAAGAGGATGTTGCAGTGGCTGAAGAACCAGCAGCCGAGGTTGTTAGTTTAGAAACATTGGAAAATGAGTATTTTGCAAATAAACCAAGTGACTCATATATGGTCAATGAAGTTAAGTTTGTTGAAATGGTAAAGAATAATGAGAACATGACAATTCTTGATATAAGAAGCGCTAATGATTATGCTGCAGGCCATGTAAAAGGAGCGGTAAATGCGCCTTGGGGAACTGCAATAAGTGATATACTTACAAAAATACCATCAGATAAACCTCTTTATGTTTATTGTTATAGTGGCCAAACAGCAGGACAAGCTGTAAATACATTAGTTGTAGCTGGATTTGAAGCAAGAACTGTTCATTTTGGGTGGAATTTAGGGCTTTCAAAAGTTGAAGGAATTGAAGCTGTAACTTCTACTGAAGCAAATGTGTTGACAGAAGATGTTACAGAAATTAATCCAGTAGTACAAGAAGCATTAAATCAATATTATGAAGGACTAAGTGCTGTAAAAGATACAAAATATAAAAATTATAAAATTTCAGAAGCCAATTTAAAAGAAATGTTAGATAACAAAGATGATTCAATATTTCTTGTATCGGTTAGACAAGCAGTAGATTTTAGTGAAGGACATATTGAAGGAGCTATAAATATTCCTTGGGCAAAAGGAATGCAAGAAGGTTTTAGCGTTCTTCCAAAGGACAAGAAAATAGTAGTATACTGCTATACAGGACAAACAGCAGGAGAAACAACAGCAGGATTAAGATTAATGGGGTATGATGCAGTATCACTTAATGGTGGTATGGGAAAAGCATCAAATTCACCTAGTGGTTGGTTAAATAAAGGGTACCCAGTTGTAAGTTCACTTAGTTTAGAAGTGCTAGAAAATGAGTATTTTGCCAATATGCCAAAGCATATTTATAAAATTAATCAAGTAGAATTTTTAGATAAAGTTAAAGCAAATGAAGATATGACAATTCTTGATATAAGAAGTGCTGATGATTATGCAAAAGGACATATTAAAGGAGCAGTAAATGCACCTTGGGGAACTGCAGTAAGTGATATTCTTACAAAACTTCCTTCAGATAAGCCACTCTTCGTACATTGTTATAGTGGACAAACAGCAGGACAAGCAGTTAATACATTAGTAATAGCAGGATTTGATGCAAGAAGTGTAAACCTTGGATGGAACTTTGGAATATCTAAAGTAGAAGGTTACGAAGAATTTGTTACAACAGACGAAAGTGTTTTAACAGAAGACGTTACAGAAATCGATAAAGGCATTCAATCTGCACTAGATGCATATTATGCAGGACTTAGTGATGTTAAAGAAACAATCTTCAAAAACTATAAAATTTCAGAAGCAAACTTAAAACAAAAAATTGAAGAAAAAGATGATTCAATATATATCTTATCAGCAAGAAGTGCTGAAGATTATGCAAAAGGGCATATTGAAGGAGCTGTAAATTTACCTTATGGTAAAGATATGGCAAGTGGATTCTCTGATTTACCAAAAGATAAAAAAATCGTAGTATATTGTTATAGTGGACAAACAGCAGGACAAGCAACAGCAGCAATGAGATTATTAGGCTATGATGCAGTTTCTCTTAACGGAGGAATGGGTGTTGGTTCAAATGCACCACTTGGATGGACTAATAAAGGATATGATGTAGTTCAGTAA
- the rfbB gene encoding dTDP-glucose 4,6-dehydratase → MKTILVTGGLGFVGSNFIKYILKKYKNYIIVNIDKITYSGNLEYLKDVEKESRYYFEKGDIADMSFILSVFKKYDIDYIINIAAETHVDRSIEDSNPFVRTNIVGTSILLDVAKKEWQINTDNHGYPIYKDNVRFIQISTDEVYGSYTDEEIFTEKTNLLATNPYAASKASADLMVISYGKTFKLPFNITRCANNYGKYQFPEKLIPLVIKKCINNEEIPLYGDGKQIREWIHVLDHVRAIDVILHDGILFEIYNITTNEEKQNIDVVKKIIDIVGKDYSLIKNVEDRLSHDVKYSINADKLKNTLNWSPIYNFDVELENVVNWYLENSWIFE, encoded by the coding sequence ATGAAAACAATTCTTGTTACAGGTGGTCTTGGTTTTGTTGGAAGCAATTTTATAAAATATATATTAAAAAAATATAAGAATTATATTATTGTAAATATTGATAAAATCACATATTCAGGCAATTTAGAGTATCTAAAAGATGTTGAAAAAGAATCTAGATATTACTTTGAGAAAGGTGATATTGCAGATATGTCGTTTATTTTATCGGTTTTTAAAAAATATGATATTGATTATATTATTAATATTGCAGCTGAAACTCATGTGGATAGAAGCATTGAAGATTCAAATCCATTTGTAAGAACAAATATAGTTGGAACTTCAATACTTTTAGATGTTGCAAAAAAAGAATGGCAAATTAATACAGATAATCATGGTTATCCTATATATAAAGATAATGTAAGATTTATTCAAATTTCAACGGATGAAGTATATGGATCGTATACTGATGAAGAAATTTTTACAGAAAAAACAAATTTATTGGCAACTAATCCATATGCAGCAAGCAAAGCGAGTGCAGATTTAATGGTTATATCATATGGAAAAACATTTAAATTACCATTTAATATAACTAGATGCGCAAATAATTATGGAAAATATCAATTTCCAGAAAAATTAATACCATTAGTAATTAAAAAGTGCATAAATAATGAAGAAATACCTCTATATGGAGATGGAAAACAAATTAGAGAGTGGATACATGTGTTAGATCACGTTAGGGCTATAGATGTTATTTTGCATGATGGTATACTATTTGAAATCTACAATATAACAACAAATGAAGAGAAACAAAATATAGATGTTGTAAAAAAGATTATAGATATTGTAGGAAAAGATTATAGTTTAATAAAAAATGTAGAAGATAGATTGTCACATGACGTAAAATATTCAATAAATGCAGATAAATTAAAAAACACATTGAATTGGTCGCCAATATATAATTTTGATGTAGAACTAGAAAATGTTGTTAATTGGTATTTAGAAAATTCGTGGATTTTTGAATAA